The following proteins are co-located in the Tripterygium wilfordii isolate XIE 37 chromosome 2, ASM1340144v1, whole genome shotgun sequence genome:
- the LOC120011721 gene encoding uncharacterized protein LOC120011721: MALFLSSISTVPYTKLHDSTLLHQSLKANTGGPKVFMIKCSEAKESSAEPSKNINVKLEIGSPIVVTEAPKIIKTATSVPCLRVNSGLVKPGDVGRIVSRKPKDVWAVRLAIGTYLIDDMIHRLEDVTNTQFITTTFRPEFVKVADKIYGVTHKNRESLVNVISEEDALDFLQHDQSHCAD; encoded by the exons ATGGCATTATTCCTATCTTCTATTTCCACAGTTCCATACACGAAACTCCATGATTCAACCTTGCTACACCAAAGCTTGAAGGCAAATACTGGAGGCCCAAAGGTGTTCATGATTAAGTGTAGTGAAGCAAAAGAATCATCAGCAGAGCCATCCAAGAATATTAATGTGAAGCTTGAGATAGGGTCTCCTATTGTTGTCACCGAGGCTCCCAAGATAATCAAGACTGCAACTTCAGTACCATGCCTGAGGGTTAATTCCGGCCTTGTCAAGCCTGGTGATGTGGGAAG GATTGTGTCAAGGAAGCCCAAGGATGTGTGGGCTGTTAGGCTTGCCATTGGCACCTATCTCATAGATG ATATGATTCATAGACTGGAAGACGTGACCAATACACAATTTATAACCACTACATTCCGACCAGAGTTCGTGAAAGTTGCTGACAAGATCTATGGGGTGACACATAAAAACAGGGAGAGCCTTGTCAATGTCATCTCTGAGGAAGATGCGTTAGATTTTCTCCAGCATGACCAGTCTCACTGTGCTGATTAA
- the LOC120011697 gene encoding protein AIR1-like isoform X1: protein MAKREKQKAKDDREEELTNEAEGVIAVNISKEEDDDDAEANEDLSLRIVEKAILIRATRSNGDADVDGDSIAADLFPSSSRVAEAVIVDTSGTGSGSEAVVDLKPKKRKKTKKSGKIEAGEQSVSNVNKLENVVMVEEVKRAGMVEAAEMLEPLEPDAVQISDNTVLRKLLRGPRYFDPPEGNWGVCYNCGEEGHMMVNCMSAKRKKPCFVCGSLDHGAKQCSKAQDCFICKQSGHRAKDCPEKHKFGAQSSKICLKCGTSGHDMFLCEGEYSNDDLKGIQCYVCKNFGHLCCLNYVDTGRREQSCYKCGQLGHTGLACARLRQEASGEASPSSCYRCGKEGHFARECTNTAKLQVNKRNRDSVAPAQRFHKEYRDNRGNNSASKILDKAYKKRRSHHEERSFATPQKSKQRGGWTTEHPGDSSRGKSRKNGWGSPSTPSIKGHKISSLASDSPNSSSQSYKNTHKVWYGTPVSNGSVKSFPNRYPASRFGNFIDDGVGRNHYWW from the exons ATGGCAAAGAGGGAGAAGCAAAAAGCCAAAGACGATCGAGAAGAAGAATTAACGAATGAAGCAGAGGGAGTAATAGCGGTGAACATAAGTAAGGAGGAGGACGACGACGACGCGGAGGCCAACGAGGATCTGAGCTTGAGGATCGTGGAAAAGGCTATCCTGATTCGCGCGACGAGGTCGAACGGAGACGCTGATGTAGACGGTGATAGTATTGCGGCAGATTTGTTTCCGTCATCTTCACGGGTTGCCGAGGCTGTTATTGTGGATACCAGTGGAACGGGTAGTGGCAGCGAGGCTGTAGTTGATTTGAAGcctaagaaaagaaagaagaccaAGAAATCTGGGAAGATAGAGGCTGGGGAGCAATCC GTAAGCAATGTAAACAAACTGGAGAATGTTGTAATGGTTGAAGAAGTGAAAAGGGCGGGGATGGTTGAAGCTGCAGAGATGCTTGAACCTTTGGAGCCAGATGCAGTCCAGATTTCTGACAATACTGTGCTGCGAAAGCTTCTT CGAGGGCCAAGGTATTTTGATCCACCAGAAGGGAATTGGGGGGTGTGCTATAATTGCGGTGAAGAAGGTCATATGATGGTGAACTGCATGTCCGCTAAGCGGAAGAAACCATGCTTTGTTTGTGGGAGTCTGGACCATGGTGCTAAGCAATGCTCGAAG GCACAAGATTGCTTTATTTGCAAACAAAGTGGCCATCGTGCTAAAGATTGTCCTGAGAAACACAAGTTTGGTGCTCAGAGTTCAAAAATATGTCTGAAGTGTGGAACTTCCGGGCATGATATGTTCTTATGTGAGGGTGAATATTCCAACGATGATCTCAAG GGAATACAATGTTATGTCTGCAAGAATTTTGGCCATTTATGCTGCCTTAACTATGTAGATACTGGCCGAAGAGAACAATCATGTTATAAATGTGGTCAGTTGGGCCACACTGGTTTG GCATGTGCAAGGTTGCGTCAGGAAGCATCTGGTGAAGCCTCACCTAGTTCGTGCTACAGGTGTGGAAAAGAAGGGCACTTTGCTCGTGAATGCACAAATACTGCCAAG CTGCAGGTTAATAAGAGGAATCGTGATTCAGTTGCCCCTGCTCAAAGATTTCATAAAGAATACAGGGACAACCGTGGAAACAACTCCGCATCCAAAATTCTTGACAAGGCTTATAAAAAGAGGAGATCCCACCATGAAGAAAGAAGCTTTGCAACACCTCAGAAATCAAAACAGAGAGGTGGCTGGACAACGGAACATCCTGGGGACTCCTCACGAGGGAAGTCCAGAAAGAATGGTTGGGGGTCTCCCAGTACTCCATCTATTAAGGGTCATAAGATTTCTTCTTTGGCTTCTGACAGTCCCAATTCTAGTTCACAATCATATAAAAATACGCACAAGGTTTGGTATGGAACCCCAGTATCAAATGGATCAGTTAAATCCTTTCCTAATAGATATCCGGCATCTAGGTTCGGTAACttcattgatgatggagttggGAGAAACCATTATTGGTGGTAG
- the LOC120011697 gene encoding protein AIR1-like isoform X2 — translation MAKREKQKAKDDREEELTNEAEGVIAVNISKEEDDDDAEANEDLSLRIVEKAILIRATRSNGDADVDGDSIAADLFPSSSRVAEAVIVDTSGTGSGSEAVVDLKPKKRKKTKKSGKIEAGEQSVSNVNKLENVVMVEEVKRAGMVEAAEMLEPLEPDAVQISDNTVLRKLLRGPRYFDPPEGNWGVCYNCGEEGHMMVNCMSAKRKKPCFVCGSLDHGAKQCSKAQDCFICKQSGHRAKDCPEKHKFGAQSSKICLKCGTSGHDMFLCEGEYSNDDLKGIQCYVCKNFGHLCCLNYVDTGRREQSCYKCGQLGHTGLACARLRQEASGEASPSSCYRCGKEGHFARECTNTAKVNKRNRDSVAPAQRFHKEYRDNRGNNSASKILDKAYKKRRSHHEERSFATPQKSKQRGGWTTEHPGDSSRGKSRKNGWGSPSTPSIKGHKISSLASDSPNSSSQSYKNTHKVWYGTPVSNGSVKSFPNRYPASRFGNFIDDGVGRNHYWW, via the exons ATGGCAAAGAGGGAGAAGCAAAAAGCCAAAGACGATCGAGAAGAAGAATTAACGAATGAAGCAGAGGGAGTAATAGCGGTGAACATAAGTAAGGAGGAGGACGACGACGACGCGGAGGCCAACGAGGATCTGAGCTTGAGGATCGTGGAAAAGGCTATCCTGATTCGCGCGACGAGGTCGAACGGAGACGCTGATGTAGACGGTGATAGTATTGCGGCAGATTTGTTTCCGTCATCTTCACGGGTTGCCGAGGCTGTTATTGTGGATACCAGTGGAACGGGTAGTGGCAGCGAGGCTGTAGTTGATTTGAAGcctaagaaaagaaagaagaccaAGAAATCTGGGAAGATAGAGGCTGGGGAGCAATCC GTAAGCAATGTAAACAAACTGGAGAATGTTGTAATGGTTGAAGAAGTGAAAAGGGCGGGGATGGTTGAAGCTGCAGAGATGCTTGAACCTTTGGAGCCAGATGCAGTCCAGATTTCTGACAATACTGTGCTGCGAAAGCTTCTT CGAGGGCCAAGGTATTTTGATCCACCAGAAGGGAATTGGGGGGTGTGCTATAATTGCGGTGAAGAAGGTCATATGATGGTGAACTGCATGTCCGCTAAGCGGAAGAAACCATGCTTTGTTTGTGGGAGTCTGGACCATGGTGCTAAGCAATGCTCGAAG GCACAAGATTGCTTTATTTGCAAACAAAGTGGCCATCGTGCTAAAGATTGTCCTGAGAAACACAAGTTTGGTGCTCAGAGTTCAAAAATATGTCTGAAGTGTGGAACTTCCGGGCATGATATGTTCTTATGTGAGGGTGAATATTCCAACGATGATCTCAAG GGAATACAATGTTATGTCTGCAAGAATTTTGGCCATTTATGCTGCCTTAACTATGTAGATACTGGCCGAAGAGAACAATCATGTTATAAATGTGGTCAGTTGGGCCACACTGGTTTG GCATGTGCAAGGTTGCGTCAGGAAGCATCTGGTGAAGCCTCACCTAGTTCGTGCTACAGGTGTGGAAAAGAAGGGCACTTTGCTCGTGAATGCACAAATACTGCCAAG GTTAATAAGAGGAATCGTGATTCAGTTGCCCCTGCTCAAAGATTTCATAAAGAATACAGGGACAACCGTGGAAACAACTCCGCATCCAAAATTCTTGACAAGGCTTATAAAAAGAGGAGATCCCACCATGAAGAAAGAAGCTTTGCAACACCTCAGAAATCAAAACAGAGAGGTGGCTGGACAACGGAACATCCTGGGGACTCCTCACGAGGGAAGTCCAGAAAGAATGGTTGGGGGTCTCCCAGTACTCCATCTATTAAGGGTCATAAGATTTCTTCTTTGGCTTCTGACAGTCCCAATTCTAGTTCACAATCATATAAAAATACGCACAAGGTTTGGTATGGAACCCCAGTATCAAATGGATCAGTTAAATCCTTTCCTAATAGATATCCGGCATCTAGGTTCGGTAACttcattgatgatggagttggGAGAAACCATTATTGGTGGTAG
- the LOC120013212 gene encoding outer envelope protein 61-like, whose translation MFNGMMDPEMIRLAQEQMSRMSSDELARIQQQMMSNPELMRMASESMKNMRPEDLKNAAEQLKYARPEEMAEIGEKMASASPEEIAAMRTRVDAQMAYEINGAEMLKKQGNELHNQGRFKEASNKYLLAKRNLKGLPSSKSRALLLACSLNLMSCYLKTRQYNECIKEGSEVLAYDAKNVKALYRKGQAYRELGQLEDAVLDLSKAHEVSPDDETISEVLRDVEKRLAKEGRRQARKGLVIEEITEDVEAASSVNQESSREAQVQESTDFSKSERGDSNGGLTTNSDHFQVVRNDPEAIRSFQNFVSGSDPETLAAFGGDKAGDISPEMFKTASNMIGKMSPEELQKMLQMASSFQGQNSYPTGGPSRPGLVPPEITPDMLKAASDMMSKMPSEELQKMYEMASSLKGKDAFSTPVASDSNGLSSDTGLRSSEAQENFVANRNDAGETSSSHTSFSNRRSAPEPSFPASTFDLQEQMRNQMKDPAMRQMFTSMMKNMSPDTMASMSEQFGMKLSREDAAKAQQAMSSLSPEHLDKMMCWMERIQRGVEGTRKAKNWLFGRPGMILAICMLILAIILHRLGFIGN comes from the exons ATGTTTAACGGAATGATGGATCCTGAGATGATCAGACTCGCGCAGGAGCAGATGAGTCGGATGTCCTCAGACGAATTAGCTAGGATCCAACAACAG ATGATGTCCAATCCCGAGTTGATGAGAATGGCCTCAGAAAGCATGAAGAATATGCGACCAGAAGACTTGAAAAATGCTGCTGAACAGCTAAAGTATGCCCGCCCGGAGGAGATGGCTGAGATTGGTGAAAAAATGGCTAGTGCGTCTCCTGAAGAAATTGCTGCTATGCGTACTCGTGTTGATGCCCAGATGGCATATGAAATAAATGGGGCTGAGATGTTGAAGAAACAG GGGAATGAACTACACAATCAGGGAAGATTCAAAGAGGCCTCAAACAAATATTTGCTT GCAAAAAGAAATCTGAAAGGACTTCCATCCTCCAAAAGCAGAGCACTGTTATTAGCGTGTTCCCTTAACTTGATGTCTTGCTACCTAAAGACCAGGCAATACAATGAGTGCATAAAAGAAGGCTCTGAG GTTTTGGCCTATGATGCAAAGAATGTCAAAGCTCTTTACCGAAAGGGCCAAGCTTATAGAGAACTAGGACAGTTGGAG GATGCTGTATTGGATTTAAGCAAGGCGCATGAAGTTTCCCCAGATGATGAAACTATTTCAGAGGTCTTAAG GGATGTTGAGAAAAGATTGGCTAAAGAAGGCAGACGTCAAGCTCGTAAAG GATTAGTAATTGAAGAAATAACTGAAGATGTTGAGGCTGCCTCTTCTGTAAACCAAGAAAGTTCAAGGGAAGCACAAGTGCAAGAGAGTACCGACTTCTCTAAAAGTGAGCGTGGGGATAGCAATGGAGGCTTGACAACCAATTCTGACCATTTTCAAGTTGTGAGAAATGACCCAGAGGCAATCAG ATCATTCCAGAATTTTGTTTCTGGCAGTGATCCTGAAACACTGGCTGCCTTTGGTGGTGACAAAGCAGGAGACATATCTCCTGAAATGTTTAAGACTGCCTCAAATATGATCGGGAAGATGTCTCCTGAAGAGCTTCAAAAAATGCTTCAGATGGCTTCCTCATTTCAAGGGCAAAATTCGTATCCCACAGGGGGTCCCTCCAGACCTGGATTGGTTCCTCCAGAGATAACTCCTGACATGCTTAAAGCGGCATCTGATATGATGAGTAAGATGCCATCTGAAGAGCTTCAGAAGATGTACGAAATGGCATCCTCGTTGAAAGGGAAAGACGCATTTTCAACTCCAGTAGCTTCAGACTCTAATGGACTAAGTTCAGATACTGGGTTAAGATCATCAGAAGCTCAGGAAAATTTTGTAGCCAACAGAAATGATGCAGGTGAAACTAGTTCGTCGCATACTTCCTTTTCAAATAGAAGAAGTGCCCCGGAGCCAAGCTTTCCGGCGTCAACTTTTGATTTGCAAGAGCAGATGAGAAATCAAATGAAAGATCCGGCTATGCGGCAG ATGTTCACATCAATGATGAAGAATATGAGCCCAGACACGATGGCAAGCATGAGTGAACAATTTGGAATGAAACTGTCTAGGGAAGATGCAGCAAAAGCCCAACAAGCCATGTCATCGTTATCCCCCGAACACTTGGACAAAATG ATGTGTTGGATGGAAAGGATCCAAAGGGGAGTAGAAGGTACGAGGAAAGCGAAGAACTGGTTGTTTGGGCGGCCTGGCATGATTCTAGCGATATGCATGCTCATTTTAGCTATTATCCTTCACCGGTTGGGTTTCATTGGCAATTAG
- the LOC120013220 gene encoding uncharacterized protein LOC120013220: MTRQILLRSPPANRKPPLLTDTQIPSKSTSSDESPKTRPLQSKNKNLRLGEVAGGTAAECAAVCCCCPCTVMNLLILAVYKLPAGLCKKARRIRRRRKKKKQLQRLLGPTESKRSHGDDELERELRSVMERGKSVHDGVDATETVDMEKEMWDRFYSTGFWRSPSQTEPSS, translated from the coding sequence ATGACGAGGCAGATTCTTCTCCGATCACCCCCGGCGAACCGGAAGCCGCCTCTGTTGACAGACACTCAGATTCCAAGCAAATCGACATCGTCTGATGAGTCCCCGAAGACAAGACCACTGCAGTCGAAAAACAAGAACTTGCGCCTTGGCGAGGTGGCCGGTGGGACGGCAGCGGAGTGCGCGGCTGTGTGCTGCTGCTGTCCATGCACCGTTATGAACCTCCTGATCCTAGCCGTCTATAAGCTGCCGGCGGGGCTATGCAAGAAGGCGAGGAGAATAAggagaaggaggaagaagaagaagcagctgCAGCGACTTTTGGGTCCCACCGAAAGCAAAAGGTCCCACGGTGATGATGAGCTGGAGAGGGAGCTGAGATCGGTGATGGAAAGAGGAAAGAGTGTTCATGATGGCGTTGATGCAACTGAGACCGTTGATATGGAGAAGGAGATGTGGGACCGGTTCTATTCCACCGGGTTTTGGAGGAGTCCGTCTCAGACAGAACCTTCCTCTTAG
- the LOC120007881 gene encoding succinate dehydrogenase subunit 6, mitochondrial, with protein MGDSAKETKSFLRETFSFLENYTRFIDQPLPRWSSSDVDEFIAFDPVHGPVLKTAKEATKFGITGSIIGAVSTAGIAWKYSRSLHGAGLSFLAGSVFGWTFGQEVSNHAMQLYRLNTSAAQTKFVEWWQNKCERQS; from the exons ATGGGAGATTCCGCAAAAGAGACCAAATCCTTCTTGAGGGAGACGTTTTCGTTCCTTGAAAACTATACACGGTTCATAGATCAGCCCCTGCCTCGCTGGTCGTCCTCCGATGTGGACGAGTTCATCGCCTTCGATCCAGTTCATGGCCCCGTC CTGAAAACTGCCAAGGAAGCAACAAAGTTTGGCATTACAGGAAGCATTATCGGAGCTGTTTCAACTGCTGGTATTGCTTGGAAATACTCAAGGAGTCTGCATG GTGCTGGGCTGTCCTTTCTAGCTGGAAGTGTTTTTGGTTGGACCTTTGGACAGGAAGTTTCAAACCACGCTATGCAACTTTACAGGTTAAACACCTCTGCTGCACAGACTAAGTTCGTCGAGTGGTGGCAAAACAAATGTGAGAGGCAGTCTTAA